Proteins from a genomic interval of Sander vitreus isolate 19-12246 chromosome 6, sanVit1, whole genome shotgun sequence:
- the drd2l gene encoding dopamine receptor D2 like, whose product MTSLNESEETSPPSFPLSSFEHNFSYFVTHDPSYSPISFPTSSLAPSNCTSSPSASSPPYNFYAVLLVLLIFCVVFGNVLVCVAVSRERSLQTTTNYLIVSLAVSDLLLATLVMPWGVYMEVVGEWHFSLIHCDILLTLDVMMCTASILNLCAISIDRYTAVAMPMLYNTRYSSRRRVAVMIAVVWFLSFAISCPLLFGLNNTASREGTTCSFADPAFVVYSSVASFYVPFIVTLLVYAQICVVLRKRGRRTAPPRRHGLHTHGGADVGEGHRHRKNKCTQPEDVKLCTLILRPATAGPQRKKVTLVKEAMVHPLEVEPGQFLPQTEQNLAPPPAPQTPSHSGRGRISLAISVGPAPVLPSTVTRSALTPRPATLEDGMRGREGWRERSGGRDKWGMTKERVRGRLSQQKERKATKMLAIVLGVFIICWLPFFLTHVLKAHCRSCCISPSLYSAVTWLGYLNSAVNPVIYTTFNIEFRKAFIKILHC is encoded by the exons ATGACTTCCCTCAACGAGTCAGAGGAgacctcccctccctccttccctctctcctcttttgaacACAATTTCTCCTATTTTGTGACCCATGACCCATCATACTCCCCCATATCCTTCCCCACCTCCTCGCTGGCGCCCTCCAACTGCACTAGCTCCCCATCGGCCTCCTCTCCCCCGTACAACTTTTACGCCGTGCTGCTGGTGCTTCTGATCTTCTGCGTGGTGTTCGGTAACGTGCTGGTGTGCGTGGCTGTGTCGAGGGAGCGCTCTCTTCAGACCACCACCAACTACCTCATCGTCTCGCTGGCTGTGTCCGACCTGCTGCTGGCCACGCTGGTCATGCCCTGGGGCGTCtacatggag GTGGTTGGAGAGTGGCACTTCAGTCTCATCCACTGTGACATCCTGCTCACCCTGGACGTCATGATGTGCACCGCCAGCATCCTCAACCTCTGCGCCATCAGTATCGACAG ATACACAGCGGTAGCCATGCCAATGCTCTACAACACCAGATACAGTTCCAGGAGGAGGGTGGCGGTGATGATTGCTGTGGTGTGGTTCCTCTCTTTTGCCATCTCCTGCCCTTTACTGTTTGGACTCAACAACACTG CCAGCCGGGAAGGCACCACGTGCAGCTTTGCCGATCCGGCCTTCGTGGTGTATTCATCTGTGGCCTCCTTCTACGTTCCCTTCATCGTAACGTTGCTGGTTTATGCGCAGATCTGCGTGGTGCTGCGCAAGCGTGGCAGGCGCACCGCCCCGCCGCGCAGACACGGCCTGCATACACATGGCGGGGCTGATGTGGGAGAAGGTCATCGACACAGGAAG AATAAGTGTACACAACCAGAGGATGTGAAGTTGTGCACCCTGATCCTGAGGCCCGCCACTGCTGGCCCACAGCGCAAGAAAGTG ACCCTGGTAAAGGAGGCGATGGTTCACCCTCTCGAAGTGGAGCCGGGTCAGTTCCTGCCGCAGACCGAGCAGAACCtggctcctcctcctgctccccaAACCCCCTCCCACTCAGGCCGAGGCAGGATCTCCCTGGCCATCTCAGTTGGACCTGCCCCGGTTCTTCCCTCCACTGTGACACGATCGGCCCTGACGCCTCGTCCCGCCACCCTCGAGGACGGCATGAGGGGCCgtgagggatggagggagcGCAGTGGAGGGAGAGATAAATGGGGGATGACCAAGGAGAGGGTGAGAGGGAGGCTGTCACAGCAGAAGGAGAGGAAGGCGACAAAGATGCTCGCTATTGTGCTCG GTGTGTTCATCATCTGCTGGCTGCCTTTCTTCCTGACCCACGTGCTGAAGGCCCACTGCAGGAGCTGCTGCATCTCGCCCTCACTGTACAGTGCCGTCACCTGGCTGGGATACCTCAACAGTGCTGTCAACCCTGTCATCTACACCACTTTCAACATTGAGTTTCGCAAAGCCTTCATCAAGATCCTGCACTGCTga